A part of Myxococcus landrumus genomic DNA contains:
- the der gene encoding ribosome biogenesis GTPase Der, which produces MKPLVAIVGRPNVGKSTLFNRLIGRRLALVEDMPGVTRDRHYADAEWGGRSFTFIDTGGFVPGEKDSLLQQVREQAQLAVEECDVIVFVTDGREGVTPADESVASYLRKSGKPVIVAANKLDNTSGTMQAQAADFYKLGLGEVHPMSAEHNLGVNGLFDEVVEKLPPKEEGEGDSAPPDDGIIRVAIIGRPNVGKSTLVNAILKEKRVVASDVPGTTRDPIDSPLTYKDRKLLLTDTAGIRRKKTIAHQVEKYSVVAALKVMERSDVAVLLMDATEPAVDQDAKLAGLAEERGRALVIVVNKWDLVDTDARRQDAYRESLKHALKFVGYAPILFTSALTGSKVEKVVDVAVELAEQFRFRAPTPQLNRLLEHMVDNHPAPIVRGKPLRLYYIAQVAAAPPTFTVTCNHPEGVPDMYKRYITNQLRKTFDLRVPIRLIFRARPGQAKRAARKKPHLQGKH; this is translated from the coding sequence ATGAAGCCGCTGGTCGCGATTGTCGGACGCCCCAACGTGGGCAAGAGCACGCTGTTCAACCGTCTCATCGGCCGGCGCCTCGCGTTGGTGGAGGACATGCCGGGCGTGACGAGAGACCGCCACTACGCCGACGCGGAGTGGGGAGGGCGCTCGTTCACCTTCATCGACACGGGCGGCTTCGTCCCGGGCGAGAAGGACTCCTTGCTCCAGCAGGTGCGGGAGCAGGCGCAGCTCGCCGTGGAGGAATGTGACGTCATCGTCTTCGTCACGGATGGTCGCGAGGGCGTGACGCCCGCGGACGAGTCGGTGGCGAGCTACCTGCGCAAGAGCGGCAAGCCGGTGATTGTCGCGGCCAACAAGCTGGACAACACGTCCGGCACGATGCAGGCGCAGGCGGCGGACTTCTACAAACTGGGCCTGGGCGAGGTGCATCCCATGTCCGCCGAGCACAACCTGGGGGTCAACGGCCTGTTCGACGAGGTCGTGGAGAAGCTGCCGCCCAAGGAGGAAGGCGAGGGTGACTCGGCGCCTCCGGATGACGGCATCATCCGCGTGGCCATCATCGGCCGTCCCAACGTGGGCAAGAGCACCCTGGTCAACGCGATTCTCAAGGAGAAGCGCGTGGTGGCCAGCGACGTGCCGGGCACGACGAGAGACCCGATCGACTCGCCGCTGACGTACAAGGACCGCAAGCTCCTCCTGACGGACACCGCGGGCATCCGGCGCAAGAAGACGATTGCGCACCAGGTGGAGAAGTACTCGGTGGTGGCGGCGCTCAAGGTGATGGAGCGCAGCGACGTGGCGGTGCTGTTGATGGACGCCACGGAGCCCGCGGTGGACCAGGACGCGAAGCTGGCGGGACTGGCCGAGGAGCGGGGCCGCGCGCTGGTCATCGTGGTGAACAAGTGGGACCTGGTGGACACCGACGCACGTCGCCAGGATGCGTACCGCGAGTCCCTCAAGCACGCGCTGAAGTTCGTGGGCTACGCGCCCATCCTCTTCACGTCGGCGCTGACAGGGTCGAAGGTGGAGAAGGTGGTGGACGTGGCGGTGGAGCTGGCCGAGCAGTTCCGGTTCCGGGCGCCCACGCCGCAGCTCAACCGGCTGTTGGAGCACATGGTGGACAACCACCCGGCGCCCATCGTGAGGGGCAAGCCCTTGCGGCTGTACTACATCGCCCAGGTGGCTGCGGCGCCGCCGACCTTCACCGTGACGTGCAACCATCCGGAGGGTGTCCCGGACATGTACAAGCGGTACATCACCAATCAGCTCCGCAAGACGTTCGACCTGCGAGTCCCCATCCGGCTCATCTTCCGGGCGCGGCCCGGGCAGGCCAAGCGCGCGGCTCGAAAGAAGCCTCACCTTCAAGGGAAGCACTGA
- a CDS encoding tetratricopeptide repeat protein, which produces MAGTKTEKIRQQELRQPDTFQKVGADARDWLIQRQKLIGIGVAVIIVGGIGVAIASEVSKRGEVKASQALGQALAILDRGVEGVQPAQPGDTDAPFKNLKERDEALVTALTDFRKEHAGTRSAATAGLSLGEAQFRLGKFADAQATFTSFLKDSAATDPLRAGALEGQGYAFEAEKKFDEAIKSFEQMATAGGGEFLVGMGAYHKGRMLIAQDKKDEAAAVLQKVSTDHPNTAAARLSSERLAVLASQGVKIPTPVQAAPDAGTDAG; this is translated from the coding sequence GTGGCTGGAACCAAGACCGAGAAGATTCGCCAGCAGGAACTTCGTCAGCCGGACACCTTCCAGAAGGTTGGCGCTGACGCACGCGACTGGCTCATCCAGCGCCAGAAGCTCATCGGCATCGGCGTGGCCGTCATCATCGTGGGCGGCATCGGCGTGGCCATCGCCAGCGAGGTGTCCAAGCGCGGCGAGGTGAAGGCCTCTCAGGCGCTGGGCCAGGCGCTCGCCATCCTGGATCGCGGCGTGGAGGGCGTGCAGCCCGCGCAGCCCGGTGACACGGACGCTCCCTTCAAGAACCTGAAGGAGCGCGATGAGGCGCTGGTGACGGCGCTGACCGACTTCCGCAAGGAGCACGCGGGCACCCGCTCCGCGGCCACCGCGGGCCTGTCGCTGGGCGAGGCCCAGTTCCGACTGGGCAAGTTCGCGGACGCGCAGGCCACCTTCACGAGCTTCCTGAAGGATTCCGCCGCGACCGACCCGCTCCGCGCGGGCGCGCTCGAGGGCCAGGGCTACGCCTTCGAGGCGGAGAAGAAGTTCGACGAGGCCATCAAGTCCTTCGAGCAGATGGCCACGGCCGGTGGCGGCGAGTTCCTGGTCGGCATGGGCGCCTACCACAAGGGCCGCATGCTCATCGCCCAGGACAAGAAGGACGAGGCCGCCGCGGTCCTGCAGAAGGTGTCGACGGACCACCCGAACACGGCGGCGGCGCGGCTCTCCAGCGAGCGGCTGGCGGTGCTGGCCTCGCAGGGTGTGAAG